The Pontiella desulfatans sequence GGAGCAGATGCACTTTATGAAGACTACCGTTGTTGCCTTGGCGAACCAGAAGGGCGGGGTGGGGAAGACCACCACCGTAATCAATTTGTCGGCCTGCCTTGCGGAAAAGCGCAAGAAGGTCTTGCTGGTGGATCTCGATCCGCAGGCGAACGCCACGAGCGGCCTCGGCCTGGAAAAAGGCTTTGGCCAGAGCATCTTCCCGGCACTGCTGGGCGAGACCGATGGCGCCAGCCTGATCAAGGAAACCGGCATCAAGAATCTCGACATCATTCCTTCCGAGCTGGATCTGGCCGGCGCGGAGATCGCCATTGCCCGGCGCGACGACTATCTGCATCGCCTGCGGGAGGCAATGGACCCGATCATCGAGAGCGGAACCTACGACTACATCATCCTCGACTGCCCGCCGTCGTTGGGCATCCTGTTCATGAACGCGCTGAACATTGCGCACGAGGTGATCATCCCGATCCAATGCGAATACCTCGCCCTCGAAGGGCTTGGCGTGATGGTCGACATCGTCAACCAGATCAGCGAGGCCGGAAACCCGGATCTGCATATCAGCGGCATTCTGATGACGATGTACAACGTGAGCACCAACCTTTCGCAACAGGTCGTGCAGGAAGTCGTGAAACACTTCGGCGACCGCGTGTTCGAAACGCTGATCCCGCGCAACGTGCGCTTGAGCGAGGCGCCGAGCTTCGGCCAGCCGGTCATTGAATACGATCCGCATTGCGTCGGGTCGGCCGCCTA is a genomic window containing:
- a CDS encoding ParA family protein, with amino-acid sequence MKTTVVALANQKGGVGKTTTVINLSACLAEKRKKVLLVDLDPQANATSGLGLEKGFGQSIFPALLGETDGASLIKETGIKNLDIIPSELDLAGAEIAIARRDDYLHRLREAMDPIIESGTYDYIILDCPPSLGILFMNALNIAHEVIIPIQCEYLALEGLGVMVDIVNQISEAGNPDLHISGILMTMYNVSTNLSQQVVQEVVKHFGDRVFETLIPRNVRLSEAPSFGQPVIEYDPHCVGSAAYRNLAKEFIKRQKQDAEPETEALPTLSDVIARPPVPQATEETPDPSV